The Prionailurus viverrinus isolate Anna chromosome B1, UM_Priviv_1.0, whole genome shotgun sequence genome includes the window GCTATCATTGGGTAGGAATAATAGGaatgatttcttttcctccttttcttaattttccacAAAATTTACCTGAATACTTTTATAgcccaaaaaatgaaataaacttcattttttaaaaggccaagCAGAACCGTTCTTTACAAAAGCACAGTACAAAGCTCCTAATGATAATCCTattgtataatttaaaatcatCTCCACAGAGCCCTGTGCTGTATAGGTAAAGGTGGCATGGTTTAGATTTGCACTATCATATGtggctatttaattttaattaaaatgaaataaaatttaaaactcagttcAACAGTTACACTAGCCccattttaagtgctcagtagccaaAGTGGCTAGGGAACAGCTTTTCCATcctcacagaaagttctattgcaCAGCACTGCTTCTGACGACAGAACATGGAATCTGGAACCAAGTGACTTGGAATCAAGTCCTTCTGGGAGCTGACACTTGCTGTGTGAAATGGGCAatttactcaacctctctgagcctatttCCCCATAGACAAATTAGGAGTAATAATAATATCATTTTCCATGTAAGGAGATTAGGAAGgtcaaataagataatgcatgtaacCGTTTTCCAAAAACTGCAGTGTGGCTTACCAGGTAGTAGCTGCTTCACAGACcacccccccctacccccccccccccccccccccgccctgcccagtTTGAATGTAATCTAGCTCTTTGTGGACTGATTCCAAATCCTGATTCCAAATCCTTTAATGGTTCCTACCAAGACTTTTGCCTAAATGACACCGTAAAATTCAGACTTACCAGCTCTTACCACAGTACCTAGAACAAGTCCTCGGCAATGTGaatgttccatttctttcttgtAAAAAGCTTCAGATACACAGCTCTGTACCTATCTCTTATAATAACACCTCCTCAAAGTTTTCCTTAACGATGTAAGTACACTGCTCTACTTCTAAATGGAAAAGActgtcttaaaaaaagaaagcaaagaggctTTGTCTACCAGATAAATGGgttaaaatgctataactaaaAGGAAATCAATCTGAGTCGACAGCGCAGGAATTGAGCAAAAGATGTTGCCATTTGCTGCAAGAAGATGAGGTTTTCACTAACAATTACAACAGGTTCTCTGTGCTTCAAAGCTGTTGGGGTACTGATTAAGCGGAAGTACTTgctcattctgatttttttttccccgagTCACTTCTGGTTTTTCCTGCAAAACAACCTGACTAATTTAGCTTCTTAGAGCTGCTGTATTTATTCCCCATCTAACCACCTGCTAGTGAAGCGTGGGTCTCGTGTGTCTTACAGGAATGAAGTAGGCAAGTTTTGGCTCAACGCGGTGCAGACTCCACACTCaccctcccttctgcctcccgCAGGTCTCCTCCAGCCGTGGATGCCTTTGACATTATGACCGCAGAGGATTCCACCGCAGCCATGAGCAGCGACTCGGCCGCCGCGTCCTCGGCCAAGGTGCCCGAGGGCGTGGCCGGCGCGCCCAACGAGGCGGCGCTGCTGGCGCTGATGGAGCGCACGGGCTACAGCATGGTGCAGGAAAACGGGCAGCGCAAGTACGGCGGCCCACCGCCCGGCTGGGAGGGCCCGCACCCGCAGCGCGGCTGCGAGGTCTTCGTGGGCAAGATCCCGCGAGACGTGTACGAGGATGAGCTGGTGCCCGTGTTCGAGACGGTGGGCCGCATCTACGAGCTGCGCCTCATGATGGACTTCGACGGCAAGAACCGCGGCTACGCCTTTGTCATGTACTGCCACAAGAATGAGGCCAAGCGCGCCGTGCGCGAGCTCAACAACTACGAGATCCGCCCGGGCCGCCTGCTCGGCGTGTGCTGCAGCGTGGACAACTGCCGCCTCTTCATCGGTGGCATCCCCAAGATGAAGAAGCGCGAGGAGATCCTGGAGGAGATCGCCAAGGTCACCGAGGGCGTGCTGGACGTGATCGTCTACGCCAGCGCGGCCGACAAGATGAAGAACCGCGGCTTCGCCTTCGTCGAGTACGAGAGCCACCGCGCGGCCGCCATGGCGCGCCGCAAGCTCATGCCCGGCCGCATCCAGCTGTGGGGCCACCAGATCGCCGTGGACTGGGCCGAGCCCGAGATCGACGTGGACGAGGACGTGATGGAGACCGTGAAGATCCTCTACGTGCGCAACCTCATGATCGAGACCACGGAGGACACCATCAAGAAGAGCTTCGGCCAGTTCAACCCGGGCTGCGTGGAGCGCGTCAAGAAGATCCGCGACTACGCCTTCGTGCACTTCGTCAGCCGGGAGGACGCCGTGCATGCCATGAACAACCTCAACGGCACTGAGCTGGAGGGCTCGTGCCTCGAGGTGACGCTGGCCAAGCCCGTGGACAAGGAGCAGTACTCCCGCTACCAGAAGGCGGCCAAGGGCGGCGGCGCGGCCGAGGCGGCGGTGCAGCAGCCCAGCTACGTGTACTCTTGCGACCCCTACACGCTGGCTTACTACGGCTACCCCTACAACGCGCTCATCGGGCCCAACAGAGACTACTTTGTGAAAGGTTAGTGGGGGCTGTACTGCTGGGGAGGCCCCCGACAGCCGTGTGGCCCTGGACAGAGTCAGGGGTGTTGTGGCTGTAGTTTGCTGGGCTGGTAGACAGGCTCCTCCCCCCACCGACCCACCCTCTTTTGGGTGTCACttctgggtgtttttgtttttgtttttttgctggcACTTAGAGTGTTCACTTCCACAGCATTTTGGGAAATGTGGGTCGTTCATGTGTATGGGGGCAAGCGGTGAAATCACAGGGGCATAGAGGCACTTCTTGCATACTACCTTTCCAGGGTCTCCCCAATTTGGGGCTAGTCCACCTGTCTCTAGTTTAAAAGCTCCTTGTGAAATTAGATCTCTAGGATGTTGGCACACGAAGGACAatgttgtggtggtggtgacgTTTAAATTATTGGCTAGCATGTAATGAAACCAACCAAGCATTATACTGGGAAACCAATACCTAGGTTCTGGGTCCTGCCGTCATCAGATTAACTGTCTCTGTGACTTTAATCAGTCCCTTTCACCTCCCTAGGCCAGTTTTCTCACGCATAAAATGAGGAAGGTGAACTAGCAGATCCCCTTCCAGATCTGACTTCTTTCTATTCTGTGAATGTTTTCCTGTATTAAGTTGCACTTGAAATCCTAGGAACTCATCAGCAAGTTCATCTCTTGTGTTGAGCAGGCATACTTTGGATGTAAATCTAGGATGGAGTAGCATGTTTGAAGCATCTTACCAGCTCATTGAAGAGCAAAGGTGTAACCACCTGCAACTTATGGCAAACAACTAAATGGCCAAGAACCTTGAGTTGAGATCTGCTTCCTGTGCGGTCACTGTTGGTTGCTcatcatttttttgtgttgttattATAAGCAGGCAGCGTAAGAGGCCGGGGTCGAGGTGCGGCTGGCAACAGAGCCCCAGGGCCCAGGGGTTCCTACCTCGGG containing:
- the RBM47 gene encoding RNA-binding protein 47 isoform X3; this encodes MTAEDSTAAMSSDSAAASSAKVPEGVAGAPNEAALLALMERTGYSMVQENGQRKYGGPPPGWEGPHPQRGCEVFVGKIPRDVYEDELVPVFETVGRIYELRLMMDFDGKNRGYAFVMYCHKNEAKRAVRELNNYEIRPGRLLGVCCSVDNCRLFIGGIPKMKKREEILEEIAKVTEGVLDVIVYASAADKMKNRGFAFVEYESHRAAAMARRKLMPGRIQLWGHQIAVDWAEPEIDVDEDVMETVKILYVRNLMIETTEDTIKKSFGQFNPGCVERVKKIRDYAFVHFVSREDAVHAMNNLNGTELEGSCLEVTLAKPVDKEQYSRYQKAAKGGGAAEAAVQQPSYVYSCDPYTLAYYGYPYNALIGPNRDYFVKAGSVRGRGRGAAGNRAPGPRGSYLGGYSAGRGIYSRYHEGKGKQQEKGYELVPNLEISAVNPVAIKPGTVAIPAIGAQYSVFQAAPAPKIIEDGKIHTMEHMISPIAVQPDPASAAAAAAAAAVIPAVSTPPPFQGRPITPVYTVAPNVQRIPTAGIYGASYVPFAAPATATIATLQKNAAAAAAVYGGYAGYIPQAFPAAAIQVPIHDVYQTY
- the RBM47 gene encoding RNA-binding protein 47 isoform X2 yields the protein MVLKGIPLPECGRREQAEERELQVFGRSPPAVDAFDIMTAEDSTAAMSSDSAAASSAKVPEGVAGAPNEAALLALMERTGYSMVQENGQRKYGGPPPGWEGPHPQRGCEVFVGKIPRDVYEDELVPVFETVGRIYELRLMMDFDGKNRGYAFVMYCHKNEAKRAVRELNNYEIRPGRLLGVCCSVDNCRLFIGGIPKMKKREEILEEIAKVTEGVLDVIVYASAADKMKNRGFAFVEYESHRAAAMARRKLMPGRIQLWGHQIAVDWAEPEIDVDEDVMETVKILYVRNLMIETTEDTIKKSFGQFNPGCVERVKKIRDYAFVHFVSREDAVHAMNNLNGTELEGSCLEVTLAKPVDKEQYSRYQKAAKGGGAAEAAVQQPSYVYSCDPYTLAYYGYPYNALIGPNRDYFVKAGSVRGRGRGAAGNRAPGPRGSYLGGYSAGRGIYSRYHEGKGKQQEKGYELVPNLEISAVNPVAIKPGTVAIPAIGAQYSVFQAAPAPKIIEDGKIHTMEHMISPIAVQPDPASAAAAAAAAAVIPAVSTPPPFQGRPITPVYTVAPNVQRIPTAGIYGASYVPFAAPATATIATLQKNAAAAAAVYGGYAGYIPQAFPAAAIQVPIHDVYQTY
- the RBM47 gene encoding RNA-binding protein 47 isoform X1; amino-acid sequence: MVLISEVGDSKYITKVRCLSREDSVRRQRSPPAVDAFDIMTAEDSTAAMSSDSAAASSAKVPEGVAGAPNEAALLALMERTGYSMVQENGQRKYGGPPPGWEGPHPQRGCEVFVGKIPRDVYEDELVPVFETVGRIYELRLMMDFDGKNRGYAFVMYCHKNEAKRAVRELNNYEIRPGRLLGVCCSVDNCRLFIGGIPKMKKREEILEEIAKVTEGVLDVIVYASAADKMKNRGFAFVEYESHRAAAMARRKLMPGRIQLWGHQIAVDWAEPEIDVDEDVMETVKILYVRNLMIETTEDTIKKSFGQFNPGCVERVKKIRDYAFVHFVSREDAVHAMNNLNGTELEGSCLEVTLAKPVDKEQYSRYQKAAKGGGAAEAAVQQPSYVYSCDPYTLAYYGYPYNALIGPNRDYFVKGSVRGRGRGAAGNRAPGPRGSYLGGYSAGRGIYSRYHEGKGKQQEKGYELVPNLEISAVNPVAIKPGTVAIPAIGAQYSVFQAAPAPKIIEDGKIHTMEHMISPIAVQPDPASAAAAAAAAAVIPAVSTPPPFQGRPITPVYTVAPNVQRIPTAGIYGASYVPFAAPATATIATLQKNAAAAAAVYGGYAGYIPQAFPAAAIQVPIHDVYQTY